The Planctomycetota bacterium genomic sequence GGCGCGCACGGCCCACGGTGGTCGCGCTGGTGCGGGCCTGGTGCATCGCGGGCGTGCTGGTGGGCGCGACGGGGGGGCTCGTGGGCGTGCTGGCGGCGTCGGCGGGGGCGTGGTGGGCGTGGGGCGTGGTCGGGGCGAGCGTGGCGGGGGTGCTGGCGTTCCTGATCGACGCTCACGGGCAGATCTCGCGCCGGGACTACTCGCGCGTGCTCACGCACGCCGCGGGCCTGGGAGCCGCGAGCCTCGTGATGATCGGCGTGACGCTGGCGCACGCGCCGCAGTTGTGGGTGGTCGACAGGCTGGTCAAGGCGGCCGGGCGGCACGGGGCGCGAGACACCCGCCCGCTCGCGTTCGTCGAACTCCACGAGGACAGCTCGCGGTTCCTCACGCGCGGGCGCGTGGTGTGGCTGAACGAGCACGACACGCGCGGCTTCCTCCGCGAGAATCCCGATGCGCTCATCGTCATGCCCGCGCCGATGGCCGCTCGCTGGCGCGGATTCCGCACCCTCGACGAGGTCTCGGGCTTCAACTACCCCAAGGGCGCCGCCGGCACGTGGCGGCTCGGGGAGTTCCCGCCATGACCGAGCCCCCGCCGCTGGACGGCCTGCTGCTCATCGACAAGCACGTCGGGCCGACGTCGATGCAGGTGTGCGCGAACATCCGCCGGCGGCTGCGCGAGGGGGGTGCGCCCAAGCGCGTGAAGGTCGGGCACGCCGGCACGCTCGACCCGCTCGCGTCGGGGCTGCTGGTGGTGCTCGTCGGGCGGGCGACGCGCCTGTGCGACCTCTACATGGCGGGCGAGAAGGCGTACGTCGCGCAGGTCGATCTGTCCGCGAACTCCGCGACCGACGACGCCGAGGGCGAACGCACGCCCGTTGATGTGCCGGTGCCCCCGACGCGCGGCGCGGTCGAGCGCGCGCTCACGGGCTTCGTCGGCACCATTTTGCAGACGCCCCCGGTCTATTCGGCGGTGCACGTCGACGGGCGGCGGGCGTACGCCCTCGCGCGGGCGGGCACGCCCCCGCAGCTCCTGCCCCGCCCCGTGTTCGTCTCCGCGCTGCGACTCACGGACTTCGCCTGGCCCATCGCGACCGTCGAGATCGAGTGCGGCAAGGGCTTCTACGTTCGCAGCCTGGCACGCGACCTCGGACGCGCGCTCGGCGTCGGCGGGTTGCTGGCGTCCCTCCGACGCACGCGTGTCGGCGCGTTCAGCGTCGGGCAGGCGGTGCGCATCGCCGACCTGCCGAACGCGATGGACCAGTCGCACCTGGCGCCCGCGCGCCCCGGGCCCGCGCCGCTCACGCTCCCGGATCCGCCGATGCACCCGGGCTCGACGTCAGCGCCCCCGGCGTCGCCGTGAACTGCCACCGGTCGGCGTGCACGCGGCACGCGCCGGTTCGCGCCACACGCTCGACCAGAAGCCCGGGCAGATCGGTCTCGCGAGGGCGGTGGTCGCTGCGCCGGACCGCGGCATCGATCAGCGTGAGGCGCGTGACGCCCTGCTCGGCCAGCCAGCCGGCCAGCGCGACACCCCGCGCGGCGAGATCTTCGCCCGGAAAGACGGCGGGCGGATCAGTCGTCATCGTCGGACTCAGCATGCGGCTCGACATCAACCGACGCGAGCCCGGGCGTGGCGCCCGGGCGCCAGAGTTCCTGGGCGTCCTGTCCGTCGCAGACGCGCCGCATGGTGAGGTAGAGAAGCGTGCCGCCGGTGAACCAGAAACTCATGACGTACGACCCGATGGCGAGCGAGGGAATGGCCGCCCAGAATCGCAGGAAGCGGGAGGCGCCGACACGCGGGGGGGCGGCATCGTCGCGCGGGGGCGCGGGCGGGGCCGGCTCTCCCCGGGCCGCTCGCTCCAGGCGCTCCCGTCGCGGCTCGGAGATAAGCGCCGTGGTCGTCGCGGCGGTCAGGCGCTGTCCGGCGCCGAAGACGACTTCGAGGACCGAGACGACGACGAACAACTGCACGAGCAGGACGGCCAGGTACGCGACGAGGCGTGCGGGCTTGGTCAGGGCGTACGCGATGGTGCGCTGGACGCTGTCGATCGCGTCGGTGCCTTCGCACACGACGCCCGGCACGAGCATCGGGGCGCCCAGCAGCAGGGCCAGCCCGAACACGACGACCAGCACGCCGACGAGCATCGCCCCGCCGTAGAGAACCCCGCCGACGACGTCGGCGACGGGGAAACTCAGCAGCAGATAGCCGGCGCCGGCGAGGAGGGCGCACACGATCGCGAGCAGCGCGACGGGCGCGATGAGCACGAGCGCGAGCGAGACGCCCCGGGAAAGGGCGATGCCGAGCCCGGATGTCCAGGGCGACCGGACGAAGAGGGCGTGTTCCTCGGCGGTGAGGCGCGAGATGGCGCCGCCGAGCACCCCGCACGCCGCCAGGGCCGGCAGCGCGATGGCGAGCGTGCTCCACGGGTTGTTGCGGAGGGACTGAAGCGGGGCGCCGAGCGTGAGGTCGGCGAGCGCGTCGAGTGCAAGGGTGAGGTCGAGGCGGACGACGCCGCTGCGGAAGCGGTCGAGGGCCTCGCTGCCCAGGTTGGCGAGGGTGGGTGCGGGGCCCTCTCCCGCGCCTAGCCAGAGCGAGGGCAGGTGCACGAGCAGGCCCAGGATGACGAGGAGCACGCCCGCGAGGCCGAGGCGCGCCGGGCGGAGCGCGAGCCGGGCGGTGCGGAGCAGGGCCGGCCAGACGAGCGTGGATGCGATCTCGTCGAACGAGGGCGCCTGCGAACGGAATCGTTTCATGCGGGGACTCCCACGGGGCATTATCGCATAGTGCGGGCGCCGGCGCGCCGGGGGCGTCCGTATCATCCGCCCCATGACCCGCTCCGCGCTGCGGTGGACGCTCATTCTCTCGTGCCTGCTGGTGCTCGGCCCGCTCGCGATGGCGGCGCTCGCGCGCGTGCACGACGCGGACGGCGGACGGGCGGCCACGCTGCTCGTGAACGACACGCCTGGGGCGGCGCTCGCGGGGGCTGCGCTCACGATCGTCGCCGCGGGGGCCGTGGGCCTGCTGGGCGCCCGGTTCTTCTCGCTCAACACCGGCTGCCTGTGCGCCGGGCTCGTCGTCGCCTGGGCACGCTGGGGGCTGGGCACGCTCGACGGGCTGGTGCGGGGCGAGTCGCCCGGCTCGGTGCTCCCGTGGCTCGCCATCGAGAACGTGCTCGCGGTGGCCGCGACCGTGGCGCTCGCCCTGGTGATGGGACGCGTGGCGGCCCGGTACCAGCCGAGCGTGCGCCCGCCCGGCGCCGCCAAGCCCCACGCCGGGGGACTCTTGTCCAGCATTGTTCGGGGCGAGGGTGCGCCGGTGCCCGCGCTGGTCGCGAGCGGGCTGGTGGGGATGGTCGCGCTCGTGCTCGCGACGTGGCTCGTCGCCGCGACTCCGCTGCGAGGTCAGACGTTGATGGCCGCCGTTGCGGGGACGATCGCGTGCGGGGCCGCGGCGCAGTTGGTGGCGTCGTCGATGCGCTGCTCGCTCACGCCCGTGACGGTCGGCCTGTTCGTGCTGCTGGCGGCGGGGGTGTCGCCGCTGGTCGCGTCGATCATGCACGGCTCGCGCCTGGTCGACGCGGTGTTCCAGGGGCGGGTGATCGGTCTTGCGCTCCCGCTCTCGCTCGACTGGGCGGCGGGCGCGTTGCTGGGCGCACCGATCGGGCTGTCGTGGGGCGGCGCGATCGTCGACGCCCGGGCCGCGGAAGA encodes the following:
- the truB gene encoding tRNA pseudouridine(55) synthase TruB; this encodes MTEPPPLDGLLLIDKHVGPTSMQVCANIRRRLREGGAPKRVKVGHAGTLDPLASGLLVVLVGRATRLCDLYMAGEKAYVAQVDLSANSATDDAEGERTPVDVPVPPTRGAVERALTGFVGTILQTPPVYSAVHVDGRRAYALARAGTPPQLLPRPVFVSALRLTDFAWPIATVEIECGKGFYVRSLARDLGRALGVGGLLASLRRTRVGAFSVGQAVRIADLPNAMDQSHLAPARPGPAPLTLPDPPMHPGSTSAPPASP